A part of Myxococcales bacterium genomic DNA contains:
- a CDS encoding protein kinase, protein MLSDGQAAGRMSGEYGRPANDVRTSSRPPTPTPAGPSDVETADLPQRVVRNPAIVEAALRDGKLPGRLERDYVVMDELGRGGMGTVYRARDRRLGRAVAIKLLRRTSGRQLRRFVVEAQVAAQLEHPNILPFYGIVVNEKGVPAHAMRLIDGPSFADFLEHCATTKDRSHSAMWQLGGRLEIFLKVCDAIDYAHARGVVHRDLKPENVMLGAHNEVYVTDWGVAKVLAPVGDASTLLTDTIETGPPEFLELESGEVVSRAITKDTVAGDIVGSLAYMAPEQARGLAAEPASDQYALGLLFQEIFTLAPAREGVLAQTQLSNALANERRPMVHKFGLPIPAAAVAIVARATAMRPEDRYPDVRALAEDVRRLVRDEEVSALPDSRVGSVWRRLKKRPLFVLAVVLGLVMVSAALMLTNLQRQLVDRKRAARQSDRLSTLTGRVAETARSLEARFADIEDLVSSLGASTSELRRAAPTSAGRAYTTKDLAAELVPTAWSDRYAQRITFLHPVTVLAPAATGKELALDLQRVGDFERVLIHTTARSSSADDVLASSLEAKVERARAGARIMWSAIGLESGLLAIYPGSAFFPDDYDVRKRSWYRVAAHQKGKVWGEPYPGASSGSLNVSCSVPLYDGAGKFFGVAAALLAIEDLLPETRVDVAGFRTSSILNARGDVVFSSDAKVLRMAPGTYENRKIKLNPFDMEQVRAAVARGEKSGRVTEGRKLATFVRLHALDWTLVVTTDAAPYEFEER, encoded by the coding sequence GTGCTCTCTGACGGGCAGGCCGCGGGGCGCATGAGTGGCGAATACGGCCGCCCGGCCAACGACGTTCGCACCTCGTCGCGACCGCCCACGCCCACGCCCGCTGGCCCGTCGGACGTTGAGACGGCGGACTTGCCCCAGCGTGTCGTTCGCAACCCCGCCATCGTGGAGGCCGCGCTTCGCGATGGGAAGCTCCCGGGGCGCCTCGAGCGAGACTACGTCGTGATGGACGAGCTCGGCCGCGGCGGCATGGGAACCGTGTATCGTGCACGCGATCGTCGGCTGGGTCGCGCCGTGGCCATCAAGCTCTTGCGTCGCACCTCGGGAAGGCAGCTACGCCGCTTCGTCGTCGAGGCCCAGGTCGCCGCCCAGCTTGAGCACCCCAACATCCTGCCCTTCTACGGCATCGTCGTGAACGAGAAGGGCGTGCCCGCCCACGCGATGCGCCTCATCGACGGGCCATCCTTCGCGGATTTCCTGGAGCACTGCGCGACGACCAAAGATCGCTCGCATTCGGCCATGTGGCAGCTCGGCGGACGCCTCGAGATCTTCCTCAAGGTTTGCGACGCCATCGACTACGCGCACGCGCGCGGCGTCGTGCATCGAGACCTGAAGCCCGAAAACGTGATGCTCGGCGCGCACAACGAGGTGTACGTCACCGACTGGGGCGTCGCGAAGGTGCTCGCGCCGGTCGGCGACGCCAGCACGCTGTTGACCGACACCATCGAGACGGGGCCCCCCGAGTTCTTGGAGCTCGAGTCTGGCGAGGTGGTCTCGCGCGCCATCACCAAAGACACCGTTGCCGGTGACATCGTGGGAAGCCTCGCCTACATGGCGCCGGAGCAGGCGAGGGGGCTTGCCGCCGAGCCCGCGTCGGACCAATACGCGCTCGGCCTCCTGTTCCAGGAGATCTTCACGCTGGCGCCGGCGCGCGAGGGCGTCTTGGCGCAGACGCAGCTCTCCAACGCGCTCGCCAACGAGCGCCGCCCCATGGTGCACAAGTTCGGCCTGCCGATCCCGGCGGCGGCCGTCGCCATCGTGGCGCGCGCGACGGCCATGCGGCCCGAAGACCGCTACCCCGACGTGCGCGCGTTGGCCGAAGACGTCCGACGCCTCGTGCGCGACGAAGAGGTCTCGGCGTTGCCCGACAGCCGCGTCGGCAGCGTTTGGCGCCGGCTGAAGAAGCGACCGCTCTTCGTGCTGGCCGTCGTGCTCGGCCTCGTCATGGTGTCCGCCGCGCTGATGCTCACGAACCTGCAACGTCAGCTCGTCGATCGCAAGCGCGCTGCACGCCAGAGCGATCGGCTCTCGACGCTGACGGGCCGCGTCGCCGAGACCGCTCGGTCCCTCGAGGCGCGCTTCGCCGACATCGAAGATCTCGTGAGCTCGCTCGGCGCCTCGACCAGCGAGCTGCGCCGCGCGGCGCCGACGTCGGCGGGCCGCGCGTACACCACCAAAGACTTGGCGGCGGAGCTCGTCCCGACGGCCTGGTCCGATCGCTACGCGCAGCGCATCACCTTTCTGCACCCGGTCACGGTGCTGGCGCCCGCGGCCACGGGCAAAGAGCTGGCCCTCGACCTGCAACGCGTGGGGGACTTCGAGCGCGTGCTGATCCACACCACCGCGCGGTCGAGCAGCGCCGATGACGTCCTCGCGTCGTCGCTCGAGGCGAAGGTCGAGCGGGCGCGCGCCGGCGCTCGGATCATGTGGTCGGCCATCGGGCTCGAGTCGGGGCTCTTGGCGATCTACCCGGGCAGCGCCTTTTTTCCTGATGACTACGACGTGCGCAAGCGCTCGTGGTACCGCGTCGCGGCCCACCAAAAGGGCAAGGTCTGGGGCGAGCCTTACCCCGGCGCTTCCAGCGGGAGCCTGAATGTCTCGTGTTCTGTGCCGCTCTACGACGGCGCTGGGAAGTTCTTCGGCGTCGCGGCGGCGCTCCTCGCCATCGAAGATCTCTTGCCCGAAACGCGCGTCGACGTGGCCGGCTTCCGCACGTCGTCGATCTTGAACGCACGCGGCGACGTCGTCTTTTCGTCCGACGCGAAGGTCCTCCGCATGGCGCCTGGCACCTACGAGAACCGAAAAATCAAGCTGAACCCCTTCGACATGGAGCAGGTTCGCGCCGCCGTGGCTCGCGGAGAGAAGAGCGGCCGCGTCACGGAGGGGCGCAAGCTCGCGACCTTCGTGCGCCTCCACGCGCTCGACTGGACACTCGTCGTGACCACCGACGCCGCGCCCTACGAGTTCGAGGAGCGATGA
- a CDS encoding cytochrome c → MRVGGTTCALALAGALLLAGCEKKKAEPTGRELFAATCARCHGEGGAGGLPVWDGGPSPRNFTEAGFLAGRTDGALRQTIRDGKGGAMPPFGTTFTDEQITALIAHLRTLDPGTPKK, encoded by the coding sequence ATGAGGGTGGGGGGAACGACGTGCGCGCTCGCGCTCGCAGGCGCACTCTTGCTCGCGGGGTGCGAGAAGAAGAAGGCGGAGCCGACGGGCCGCGAGCTCTTCGCAGCAACGTGCGCTCGCTGCCATGGCGAGGGCGGCGCCGGTGGCCTACCCGTTTGGGACGGCGGGCCGTCGCCTAGGAACTTCACCGAGGCAGGCTTCCTCGCTGGACGGACCGATGGCGCTCTTCGCCAGACCATTCGCGACGGCAAGGGCGGCGCGATGCCGCCCTTTGGCACCACCTTCACCGACGAACAGATCACCGCGCTCATCGCGCACCTACGGACCCTCGACCCAGGAACGCCCAAGAAATGA
- a CDS encoding c-type cytochrome — MKKLLGRIGLALAALIALAVLSIVVKFFVLSPKMRPAQDLKAPTSPEAIARGKYLVDHVTGCLGCHSPVQDDKPGDLVVPGKLGAGRDFGVWEGAPFRLRSANLTPDKQFGIGNWTDGEVVRAMREGVSKDGRALFPQMPYLTYAETLSDDDALAIVAYLRTLAPLASDPGRTEIQFPVSMFIRAAPKPLTQSPPPAPPVTDKLARGRWLMRVGSCNDCHDSVNERMEKLPGKALAGGFKFPLAPGKGYVIAPNITSDKATGIGAYSDDDLRRVFDEGKGKAGRFLYVMPWSYYAGLTKDDKEALITALREVPAVSNVVPPSQVK; from the coding sequence ATGAAGAAGCTGCTCGGCCGCATCGGTCTCGCCCTCGCGGCGCTCATCGCGCTCGCCGTCTTGTCCATCGTCGTGAAGTTCTTTGTGCTGTCGCCGAAGATGCGGCCGGCGCAAGACCTCAAGGCGCCTACGAGCCCGGAGGCCATCGCACGGGGGAAGTACCTCGTCGATCACGTCACCGGATGCCTTGGTTGCCACTCGCCGGTGCAAGACGACAAGCCCGGCGATCTCGTCGTGCCGGGCAAGCTCGGCGCGGGCCGCGACTTTGGCGTGTGGGAAGGCGCGCCGTTCCGGCTCCGAAGCGCCAACCTCACGCCCGACAAACAGTTCGGCATCGGGAACTGGACCGACGGCGAGGTGGTGCGCGCCATGCGCGAGGGCGTGAGCAAGGATGGGCGAGCGCTCTTTCCGCAGATGCCCTATCTGACGTACGCCGAGACGCTGAGCGACGACGACGCGCTCGCCATCGTCGCGTACCTCCGCACGTTGGCTCCGCTGGCCAGCGATCCGGGCCGCACCGAGATTCAGTTCCCCGTGTCGATGTTCATAAGGGCCGCGCCGAAGCCGCTCACCCAGAGCCCGCCGCCGGCGCCGCCCGTGACCGACAAGCTCGCGCGCGGTCGCTGGCTCATGCGCGTTGGCTCCTGCAACGACTGCCACGACTCGGTCAACGAGCGCATGGAAAAGCTTCCTGGCAAGGCTCTCGCGGGCGGGTTCAAGTTCCCGCTCGCGCCGGGCAAGGGCTACGTCATCGCGCCGAACATCACGAGCGACAAGGCGACCGGCATCGGTGCGTACAGCGACGACGACCTCCGCCGCGTCTTCGACGAAGGCAAAGGCAAGGCGGGGCGCTTTCTCTACGTGATGCCCTGGTCGTATTACGCGGGCCTCACCAAGGACGACAAGGAGGCGCTCATCACGGCGCTCCGCGAGGTGCCCGCCGTTTCGAACGTCGTGCCACCGAGCCAGGTGAAGTAG
- a CDS encoding c-type cytochrome, producing the protein MLSKSQARAFFLLGTGVCAVAFIGLTVDTFRQIPGQTRADQITAEVAHGKDLWDSNNCMGCHTLLGEGAYYAPELTKVYERRGEPFIRSMLTDPEAMFPGQRKMQKYKFDEAEKSALVAFFKWAGSVDLNGFPAKPTLAGGPTPTHAMLEGTKDDRPQAFRQICVACHSLGGQGASVGPPLDGVGARLDAEFLRKWLKKPSSVKPDSKMPELGLSDSQVDELVTFLGGKR; encoded by the coding sequence ATGCTCAGCAAGTCTCAAGCGCGCGCGTTCTTCCTCTTGGGAACCGGCGTGTGCGCCGTGGCCTTCATCGGCCTCACGGTCGACACCTTTCGCCAAATTCCCGGACAGACGCGCGCCGACCAGATCACCGCCGAGGTCGCTCACGGCAAGGACCTGTGGGACTCGAACAACTGCATGGGCTGCCACACCCTGCTCGGCGAGGGCGCCTACTACGCGCCGGAGCTCACGAAGGTCTACGAGCGGCGCGGCGAGCCGTTCATTCGCAGCATGCTGACGGACCCGGAGGCGATGTTCCCGGGCCAGCGGAAGATGCAGAAGTACAAGTTCGACGAAGCTGAGAAGTCGGCGCTCGTGGCGTTCTTCAAGTGGGCCGGCAGCGTCGACTTGAACGGCTTTCCGGCGAAGCCCACGCTCGCCGGTGGTCCAACGCCCACCCACGCGATGCTCGAAGGCACCAAGGACGATCGGCCGCAGGCCTTTCGCCAGATTTGTGTGGCGTGCCATTCGCTGGGCGGGCAGGGGGCGAGCGTGGGGCCGCCGCTCGACGGCGTGGGAGCGCGTCTCGACGCTGAGTTCCTGCGAAAGTGGCTCAAGAAGCCCTCTTCGGTGAAGCCCGATTCAAAGATGCCGGAGCTTGGTCTCTCCGACTCGCAGGTCGATGAGCTCGTGACGTTCCTCGGCGGGAAGAGGTGA
- a CDS encoding cbb3-type cytochrome c oxidase subunit I has translation MRYESQRVAWWFFATCMLLLSLQIVYGFIMGFAHAGYDVLHGIVPFHTARATHTNLLVMWLLAGFMGSAYFIIPEECERELMWPWLAKVQLAAFVVVGVTAVIGFHFNWWEGRKFLEIPRPLDFLVVVDVLAFIANIGMTVWKGKRMTTTSMVLFFGLLMAALLYLPGMIPTTNQTHDSYWRWWVVHLWVEGVWELIMGAILSFLLIKLTGVDREVIEKWLYVIVGFTFLSGILGTGHHYYWIGTPRYWLAIGGIFSALEPVAFLAMAIYAISMAKRGGRKHPNRMALLWSVGCAVMSFVGAGFLGFAHTIPQVNLYTHGTLVTAMHGHMAFWGAYAMIVLAMIAYALPQLTGRQLHDSPTSTFAFWTSNVGMIAMTLAFAVAGVTQVVLERRLGMDFLTVQREIEVHFVGLILAASLFTLGIGAFILVFIRSGLPVGRVTGPTATDDAPGEAGAPQLA, from the coding sequence ATGCGCTACGAATCGCAACGAGTCGCTTGGTGGTTCTTCGCCACCTGCATGCTCCTGCTCTCCCTACAGATCGTCTACGGCTTCATCATGGGCTTCGCGCACGCGGGCTACGACGTGCTTCACGGCATCGTGCCGTTCCACACGGCACGGGCGACGCACACCAACCTGCTGGTCATGTGGCTGCTCGCGGGCTTCATGGGGTCGGCCTATTTCATCATCCCGGAAGAGTGTGAGCGGGAGCTGATGTGGCCGTGGCTCGCGAAGGTCCAGCTCGCCGCGTTCGTTGTGGTCGGAGTGACCGCCGTTATCGGCTTTCACTTCAACTGGTGGGAAGGGCGCAAGTTCCTTGAGATCCCCCGCCCGCTGGACTTCCTCGTCGTCGTCGACGTGCTCGCGTTTATCGCGAACATCGGCATGACCGTCTGGAAGGGCAAGCGCATGACGACGACGTCGATGGTGCTCTTCTTCGGTCTCCTCATGGCCGCGCTCCTGTACCTGCCCGGCATGATTCCGACCACGAACCAAACGCACGACTCGTACTGGCGCTGGTGGGTCGTTCACCTCTGGGTCGAGGGCGTTTGGGAGCTGATCATGGGGGCGATCCTCTCCTTCTTGCTCATCAAGCTCACCGGCGTCGACCGAGAGGTCATCGAGAAGTGGCTCTACGTCATCGTGGGGTTCACGTTCCTCTCAGGGATCCTGGGAACGGGGCACCACTACTACTGGATTGGCACGCCGAGGTATTGGCTCGCGATCGGCGGCATCTTCAGCGCCCTTGAGCCGGTCGCGTTCCTCGCGATGGCCATCTACGCCATCTCGATGGCGAAGCGCGGTGGGCGCAAACACCCGAACCGCATGGCCCTGCTCTGGAGCGTGGGCTGCGCCGTCATGTCCTTCGTCGGCGCCGGATTTCTGGGCTTCGCTCACACGATTCCGCAAGTCAACCTCTACACGCACGGCACGTTGGTGACGGCGATGCACGGTCACATGGCCTTCTGGGGTGCGTACGCGATGATCGTCCTCGCCATGATCGCCTACGCGTTGCCGCAGTTGACGGGGCGACAGCTCCACGACTCGCCGACCTCGACGTTCGCCTTCTGGACGTCCAACGTCGGCATGATCGCCATGACGCTGGCCTTCGCCGTTGCCGGTGTCACGCAGGTGGTGCTCGAGCGGCGCCTTGGCATGGACTTCTTGACCGTTCAACGAGAGATCGAGGTCCACTTTGTCGGACTGATCCTCGCGGCGAGCCTGTTCACCCTCGGCATCGGCGCGTTCATTCTGGTGTTCATTCGCTCGGGCCTCCCCGTTGGTCGTGTGACGGGACCCACCGCCACCGACGACGCGCCGGGCGAAGCGGGAGCGCCTCAACTTGCCTGA
- a CDS encoding CbbQ/NirQ/NorQ/GpvN family protein, which translates to MAIDGGPKPYYHPVADELHAMRAACKASLPVLLKGPTGCGKSRLVEAVAWELGRPLVTVACNDETSAADLLGRWTVQGGDTVWQDGPATRAVREGSVLYLDEIAEARDDILVVLHPLADHRRELWVDRRNERLVAAPGFQLVASFNPGYRRGAKDLKPSTRQRFAAIALEYPSAEVELEIVVAESRCEPGVAKRLVALARKIRALDELALPETVSTRLLVHTARLVAAGMSPRLACDVGIVQPLSDDDEIVKPLRELAALVF; encoded by the coding sequence ATGGCGATCGACGGCGGGCCGAAGCCCTACTACCACCCGGTGGCCGACGAGCTGCACGCCATGCGCGCCGCCTGCAAAGCGTCGCTCCCGGTCCTCCTCAAGGGCCCGACCGGCTGCGGAAAGTCTCGCCTCGTCGAGGCCGTCGCTTGGGAGCTCGGCCGGCCGCTCGTGACCGTCGCGTGCAACGACGAGACCAGCGCCGCGGACCTCCTGGGTCGCTGGACCGTTCAGGGGGGAGACACGGTTTGGCAAGACGGTCCGGCGACGCGGGCTGTGCGCGAGGGGAGCGTGCTCTACCTCGACGAGATCGCCGAAGCACGCGACGACATCCTGGTCGTGCTTCATCCGCTCGCCGACCATCGGCGTGAACTCTGGGTCGACCGCCGCAACGAACGACTCGTCGCGGCGCCTGGGTTTCAGCTCGTGGCGAGCTTCAACCCCGGCTATCGGCGTGGCGCGAAGGATCTGAAGCCATCCACACGCCAACGGTTCGCCGCCATCGCTCTCGAATATCCGTCGGCGGAGGTTGAGCTCGAGATTGTTGTCGCCGAGTCGCGCTGTGAACCCGGGGTCGCCAAGCGCCTCGTGGCCCTGGCTCGGAAGATCCGCGCGCTTGATGAGCTGGCCTTGCCCGAGACCGTATCGACGCGGCTCCTCGTCCACACGGCACGGCTCGTCGCAGCGGGCATGTCTCCTAGGCTCGCCTGCGACGTCGGCATCGTGCAGCCGCTCTCGGACGACGACGAGATCGTCAAGCCGTTGCGCGAGCTCGCCGCGCTGGTCTTCTGA
- a CDS encoding VWA domain-containing protein, with protein MGIDEKLFRWLYGRIGAWRGRESKEIEARAVSTATILATLRVMAGAAAERDLRVELVDDGGGVAGDTVLLPARVTTLPSREDNERLLLVRATFAGAIVRAGLTHGASAGIDRASLADLEAALREELPGWGALRDRLPRALSLVDLAGYLRPGSAASPVQGSEQNADDLPRPTTERDAKRRPPPARKRRLTEDEEGENPFTHSFEKVHTAEEHKGGNKRADGSDQLDDQLAALDALDPDEVVLSRERTRSVYRSDFVFDGSTEARTDRGPGLCYDEWDSGRRRYLARHCAVTVEAARGTTSGGVELRRRIASDERRAVGETRARVLRIDAARRWHTRQSDGPDVDLDALVERSAALRAGHDGATRLYVSRRRRGPSLAALLLIDGSLSTDAWVANRRVLDVERDAATIVGLAFEGLIDELAMASFCSFSHEDCRFTPIKAFKESLQKGLERLAALEPRGYTRVGPALRHATRVLERAGAQRRVIVLFSDGKPTDTDRYEGRHGIGDVRQAVREAKERGVDVFALSVDPRSRPLLPRMFGAHSFAGLSSARDVAHAVGVLCTKMQR; from the coding sequence GTGGGCATCGACGAGAAGCTCTTCCGGTGGCTGTACGGTCGTATTGGCGCGTGGCGCGGCCGCGAGTCGAAAGAGATCGAGGCGCGCGCCGTCAGCACCGCGACCATCCTCGCGACGCTGCGTGTGATGGCCGGCGCCGCTGCCGAGCGTGATCTGCGAGTGGAGCTGGTCGACGACGGAGGCGGCGTAGCCGGCGACACCGTGCTCCTCCCGGCGCGCGTGACCACGCTCCCTTCGCGGGAGGACAACGAGCGCCTGCTCCTCGTGAGAGCGACCTTCGCGGGCGCCATCGTGCGCGCAGGACTGACTCACGGCGCATCGGCTGGAATCGATCGCGCGTCGCTCGCGGACCTCGAGGCCGCGCTTCGCGAGGAGCTCCCGGGATGGGGCGCGCTCCGCGATCGCTTGCCGCGCGCGCTGTCGCTCGTCGACCTGGCGGGGTACCTCCGACCCGGGAGCGCCGCCTCTCCCGTGCAGGGCTCGGAGCAGAACGCCGACGACCTTCCGCGCCCCACGACGGAGCGGGATGCCAAGCGTCGGCCGCCGCCGGCGCGCAAGCGGAGGCTCACGGAAGACGAAGAGGGCGAGAACCCGTTCACTCACTCCTTCGAGAAGGTTCACACGGCCGAGGAGCACAAGGGAGGGAACAAGCGCGCCGACGGGAGCGACCAGCTCGACGACCAGCTCGCGGCCCTCGATGCGCTCGACCCCGACGAGGTCGTCTTGTCGCGCGAGCGCACCCGCTCGGTGTACCGCAGTGACTTCGTGTTCGACGGAAGCACCGAAGCGAGGACCGACCGCGGGCCGGGCCTCTGCTACGACGAATGGGACTCGGGCCGACGGCGCTACCTGGCCCGCCACTGCGCCGTGACCGTCGAGGCCGCGCGCGGAACGACGAGCGGAGGCGTGGAGCTGCGCCGGCGCATCGCGAGCGACGAGCGACGAGCCGTCGGCGAGACACGGGCTCGCGTTCTTCGCATCGACGCGGCTCGTCGTTGGCACACGAGGCAGTCCGACGGCCCCGACGTCGACTTGGACGCGCTCGTCGAGCGGAGCGCTGCGCTGCGGGCAGGACACGACGGCGCAACACGCCTCTACGTTTCTCGCCGGCGCCGGGGGCCCTCGCTCGCGGCGCTGCTTCTCATCGACGGGAGCCTCTCGACGGACGCGTGGGTCGCCAATCGGCGGGTTCTCGATGTGGAGCGCGACGCTGCGACGATCGTCGGCCTCGCCTTCGAGGGGCTCATCGATGAGCTCGCCATGGCGTCGTTCTGTTCGTTCTCTCACGAGGACTGCCGCTTCACGCCCATCAAGGCGTTCAAGGAGTCGCTTCAGAAAGGTCTCGAGCGGCTCGCGGCGCTAGAACCGCGCGGCTACACCCGCGTGGGGCCGGCGCTCCGCCACGCCACGCGAGTCCTCGAGCGCGCCGGGGCGCAGCGGCGTGTGATCGTCTTGTTCTCCGACGGCAAGCCCACCGACACCGACCGCTACGAAGGCCGTCACGGCATCGGAGACGTGAGGCAAGCGGTGCGCGAAGCCAAGGAGCGCGGCGTCGACGTCTTCGCCCTCTCGGTCGATCCGCGCTCCCGGCCGCTTCTGCCTCGCATGTTTGGAGCGCACTCCTTCGCGGGGCTCAGCTCGGCCCGCGACGTCGCGCACGCGGTAGGTGTACTGTGCACGAAGATGCAGCGATAG
- a CDS encoding VOC family protein, with product MEVHAYLTFPGTCAQAVLFYKQTLGAEIVASHSFRGTPAAEGLAAEHLDRIMHTSFKIGPTLLMASDTMPGHPYDGMKGVSLSINTKDPGEAERVFRALAEGGQVTMPLGDQFWGAKFGMLVDKFGIAWMVNCDLPKPS from the coding sequence ATGGAAGTCCACGCGTACCTGACCTTTCCCGGTACCTGCGCTCAGGCCGTTCTGTTCTACAAGCAAACCCTCGGCGCTGAGATCGTCGCGTCGCACTCGTTCCGCGGTACGCCGGCGGCCGAGGGCTTGGCGGCCGAACACCTCGATCGCATCATGCACACGTCGTTCAAGATCGGGCCGACGCTCTTGATGGCCAGCGACACGATGCCCGGTCACCCGTACGACGGCATGAAGGGCGTCTCGCTCTCCATCAACACCAAAGACCCCGGCGAAGCGGAGCGCGTGTTCCGTGCGCTCGCCGAAGGCGGACAAGTGACGATGCCGCTCGGCGATCAGTTCTGGGGCGCGAAGTTCGGCATGCTCGTCGACAAGTTTGGCATCGCCTGGATGGTCAACTGCGATCTGCCGAAGCCCTCTTGA
- a CDS encoding DoxX family membrane protein — protein sequence MKRALRLVLAAFMVFAGVMHFARPDGFVRIVPAALPFKLALVYVSGAFEIILGAALLAERTRRLAAFGLMALFVAVLPANINMAVNHIPFGELTEPALMWARLPLQAVLIAWAYWFTKPGGDANPSPRP from the coding sequence ATGAAGCGCGCCCTACGACTCGTGCTGGCCGCCTTCATGGTCTTCGCCGGCGTCATGCACTTTGCACGACCTGATGGCTTCGTGCGCATCGTGCCGGCGGCGCTTCCCTTCAAGTTGGCGCTCGTCTACGTGAGCGGCGCCTTCGAGATCATCTTGGGGGCGGCGCTCCTCGCCGAACGAACGCGGCGGCTCGCCGCCTTTGGTCTCATGGCGCTCTTCGTCGCGGTGTTGCCGGCGAACATCAACATGGCCGTCAATCACATCCCCTTCGGCGAGCTCACGGAGCCGGCCCTCATGTGGGCGCGGCTCCCGCTCCAGGCGGTTCTCATCGCGTGGGCGTACTGGTTCACGAAGCCGGGCGGCGACGCGAACCCCAGTCCTCGCCCATAG